DNA sequence from the Elusimicrobiota bacterium genome:
TCAATTATTGTCGGATTCAAGTTTGCTTGCTGTAGTATTTCAATCCGTTCCTGGATAAGATCTTTCTTTACTGCAACCAGGATGGTTTCCATTTTCTTCTGCCCGTCTTCTTCAATATCCTTAACTATATGGAATCCCAGATGCACATCCGCTATCGCAAACGGTATATACGGTTCAGCTTCATACTCTATTGTTTTTGCCAACTGTTCCGGTGCTAGTTTTGGAAACTTTACATAACGTACAATAACAGAACTACCCGAAATTGACGCACAGACTTTTTTTGTCGTAATACGTTCCCTCAAAATTATTTCTTTGAGTTTATCTATGATCAAACTTTTACGTTCAGGCGGTGATAATTCGCTGATAGATTCAAGTGATAATACTTCTTCGGTCCATGTTGCAGCAACCCATTTTTTACCGCTTATCTTTAATTGCGTAATTTTTATTGATTGACTCCCGATATCAATCCCAAGGGTGTCTTTACTAACCAAAAATTTAGGTATTGGTACTGCTAAAACCATTATTTATCCCGTCTTAAAATTTTACCGTAACACTCACTCTATGTATTGGCCCGAACTCACTGCCATAAGTTACCAATGCATAATCAACATTGGTTTCCGCTTCCTTATTTTTTAAGGACGACTGCGAGTACCGCTGCCGTTTCTCAGCCGGTAGTTTCATTAATGTCTTAAACCCCAACCCCGCGGTTAACCCTTTAAGTTCACCCGCATCCTTAGCCGTCCCGCCGTATCCTGCCCTGATATAAAACTTTTCTGCAAAAAGATACTCACCGCCAAGATGAAACGCCATATCTCCGCTTCCCGGAAGTTCAATGTCAAATCCCATAACCAACGCGTTCTTTAGCATCCTATAGCCAACCCCTATCCGGGTACTCATGGGTAGATCATTAGTTATCCCGGCAACTTTTATCCCCGTACCGATATTAAGAATTGACAATCCCACTCCCAAACTTTCAAAAGGATTAAACAATACACCGAAATCCGCTGCAATACCGTCCCCGGAATACGCCCCCAGTTTTTGTGTTATATACTTAATATTAGTACCCCAGGAGAGTATTGGCAATAACCTATGGCTGATACATACAGCAGTAGCGCTGTTATTAACAAGATTTTTACTTGTTTGCAGAACACCTGAATCATCACGAGCTTCAATATCCTCTGTCCCTAAATACGTTATACTCACACCCGCTGCAGCATTCATTTTTGGGTACGGGAACCCTACTCCGACATAACCCGACATGATATTAACAATCCACTGAGTATATGTTGCCGTAAACTCTGTATTCTGAATTGAACACAACCCCGACGGATTATAATACAACGCATTAATATCATCAGTAATCCCGGCAAACGCACCACCCATCCCCGCTACCCTGGCTGAAGGCTCAATCTTCAAGAAAGTCGCTGCCGTCGTGGAAGTACCCGCAGATAGTGCGGTAACGTACAACAGTAACAACACTGCCGTAAGAAACAACTTTGTGCAGTTAGCTTTCATAATAT
Encoded proteins:
- a CDS encoding PorV/PorQ family protein, coding for MKANCTKLFLTAVLLLLYVTALSAGTSTTAATFLKIEPSARVAGMGGAFAGITDDINALYYNPSGLCSIQNTEFTATYTQWIVNIMSGYVGVGFPYPKMNAAAGVSITYLGTEDIEARDDSGVLQTSKNLVNNSATAVCISHRLLPILSWGTNIKYITQKLGAYSGDGIAADFGVLFNPFESLGVGLSILNIGTGIKVAGITNDLPMSTRIGVGYRMLKNALVMGFDIELPGSGDMAFHLGGEYLFAEKFYIRAGYGGTAKDAGELKGLTAGLGFKTLMKLPAEKRQRYSQSSLKNKEAETNVDYALVTYGSEFGPIHRVSVTVKF